From the Sphingomonas suaedae genome, one window contains:
- a CDS encoding RtcB family protein, giving the protein MTQFSVHQTHHAPLKLWDSAGPFEAGAMQQLRNVASLPFIFRHVAGMPDVHWGMGATVGSVIATQRAIVPAAVGVDIGCGMMAVRTSLTASQLPDSLAALRAEIERAVPKGMESSQSANHSKGGWASTPNSVSRAWYDRFEDRWRKIVAKNPKVDGKTSDQLASMGGGNHFIEVCLDEEQRVWAMLHSGSRGTGNRIGTYFINAAKEAIVKETLDFHLVDKDLAFLTEGSQLFDDYIEAMHFAQDYAMANRELMMVRVLEALRKHAPGFKTDKAAINCHHNYATREVHFGEQVWVTRKGAVSAREGELGIIPGSMGTGSFIVEGLGNQESFCSCSHGAGRVMSRGQAKKLISLEDHKAAMQGIEARVDEGVLDESPAAYKDIGAVMDAQQDLVRIRHRLRQVVNVKG; this is encoded by the coding sequence ATGACCCAGTTTTCCGTTCACCAGACGCATCACGCGCCGCTCAAGCTGTGGGACAGCGCCGGACCGTTCGAGGCCGGCGCGATGCAGCAGCTGCGCAACGTCGCCTCGCTCCCGTTCATCTTCCGCCATGTCGCGGGGATGCCCGATGTCCATTGGGGCATGGGCGCGACGGTCGGCTCGGTGATCGCGACGCAGCGCGCGATCGTGCCCGCCGCAGTGGGCGTGGACATCGGTTGCGGGATGATGGCGGTGCGCACCTCGCTCACCGCCAGCCAGCTGCCCGACAGCCTCGCCGCACTGCGTGCCGAGATCGAACGCGCCGTGCCCAAGGGGATGGAGTCGAGCCAGTCGGCCAACCACAGCAAGGGTGGCTGGGCGAGCACGCCGAACAGCGTGTCGCGCGCCTGGTACGACCGGTTCGAGGACCGCTGGCGCAAGATCGTCGCCAAGAACCCGAAGGTTGATGGCAAGACCAGCGACCAGCTCGCCTCGATGGGCGGGGGGAACCACTTTATCGAGGTGTGCCTCGATGAAGAGCAGCGCGTGTGGGCGATGCTCCACTCCGGCTCGCGCGGCACGGGGAACCGGATCGGGACGTACTTCATCAACGCCGCCAAGGAGGCGATCGTGAAGGAGACGCTCGACTTCCACCTGGTCGACAAAGACCTCGCCTTCCTGACCGAAGGATCGCAGCTGTTCGACGACTATATCGAAGCGATGCACTTTGCGCAGGATTACGCGATGGCCAATCGCGAGCTGATGATGGTCCGCGTGCTGGAGGCGCTGCGCAAGCACGCCCCCGGCTTCAAGACCGACAAGGCCGCGATCAACTGCCACCACAATTATGCGACCCGGGAAGTGCATTTCGGCGAGCAGGTGTGGGTGACCCGCAAGGGCGCGGTGAGCGCCCGGGAAGGCGAACTCGGGATCATCCCGGGTTCGATGGGCACGGGCAGCTTCATCGTCGAGGGGCTGGGCAACCAGGAGTCGTTCTGCTCCTGCTCGCACGGCGCCGGCCGCGTGATGTCGCGTGGGCAGGCCAAGAAGCTGATTTCCCTGGAGGACCACAAGGCCGCGATGCAGGGCATCGAGGCGCGGGTGGACGAAGGCGTGCTGGACGAAAGCCCGGCCGCCTACAAGGACATCGGTGCGGTGATGGACGCGCAGCAGGACCTGGTCCGCATCCGCCACCGGCTGCGCCAGGTGGTGAATGTGAAGGGGTGA